A single Oryctolagus cuniculus chromosome 18, mOryCun1.1, whole genome shotgun sequence DNA region contains:
- the NUTF2 gene encoding nuclear transport factor 2, with amino-acid sequence MGDKPIWEQIGSSFIQHYYQLFDNDRTQLGAIYIDASCLTWEGQQFQGKAAIVEKLSSLPFQKIQHSITAQDHQPTPDSCIISMVVGQLKADEDPIMGFHQMFLLKNINDAWVCTNDMFRLALHNFG; translated from the exons ATGGGAGACAAGCCAATTTGGGAGCAGATTGGATCCAGCTTCATTCAACATTACTACCAGTTATTTGATAATGACAGAACCCAACTAGGCGCAATTTAC ATTGATGCGTCATGCCTTACGTGGGAAGGACAGCAGTTCCAAGGGAAAGCTGCCATTGTGGAGAAGTTGTCT AGCCTTCCCTTCCAGAAAATCCAGCACAGCATCACGGCACAGGACCATCAGCCCACGCCAGATAGCTGCATCATCAGCATGGTTGTGGGCCAGCTCAAG GCTGACGAAGACCCTATCATGGGATTCCACCAGATGTTCCTATTAAAGAACATCAACGATGCTTGGGTTTGCACCAATGACATGTTCAGGCTTGCCCTGCACAACTTCGGCTGA